In Mustela lutreola isolate mMusLut2 chromosome 1, mMusLut2.pri, whole genome shotgun sequence, one genomic interval encodes:
- the LOC131809185 gene encoding olfactory receptor 4P4-like, which translates to MENQNNVTEFVFIGLWGNKQLELLFFLLFLFCYLAVLMGNFIILLTITCSHLIEQPMYYFLCHLSLMDLCYTSTVVPRLIRDLGAARKNISYNNCMAQLFTAHLLGGVEIFILVSMALDRYIAIVKPLHYMVIMNRRKCNMLVFMAWGVGFWHSVALLLMVLNLPFCGPNQIDHYICDVKPLLKLVCKDIHVISILVIANSGMVAVVIFLVLVASYILILYNLRTYSSVGRRKALSTCSSHIMVVVLFFVPCIYIYILPAGSENKDKEISVLYTVIAPMLNPLIYTLRNMEMKIAMEKVWSKMAHSEFKSRG; encoded by the coding sequence ATGGAAAATCAGAACAATGtcacagaatttgtttttatagGACTATGGGGAAATAAGCAACTAGAGTTACTCTTTTTCCTCTTGTTCCTGTTCTGCTACCTGGCTGTCTTAATGGGAAACTTCATCATCTTACTCACCATCACCTGCAGCCATCTAATCGAACAACCAATGTACTATTTTCTCTGTCACCTTTCCCTCATGGATCTCTGCTACACCTCCACTGTGGTCCCCAGGCTAATCAGGGACTTAGGTGCAGCAAGAAAAAACATTTCCTATAACAACTGTATGGCCCAGCTCTTCACTGCCCACTTGCTGGGGGGTGTGGAGATATTCATCTTGGTGTCCATGGCTTTAGACCGCTACATTGCCATTGTCAAGCCCCTGCACTACATGGTCATCATGAACCGACGAAAGTGTAACATGTTGGTCTTCATGGCCTGGGGTGTGGGGTTTTGGCACTCTGTCGCTCTATTGCTCATGGTACTCAACTTGCCTTTCTGTGGTCCTAATCAGATCGATCACTACATATGTGATGTGAAGCCTCTTTTGAAACTGGTGTGCAAAGACATTCATGTTATTAGTATCTTAGTGATTGCAAATTCAGGAATGGTGGCAGTTGTCATTTTTCTTGTCCTGGTGGCTTCTTATATTCTCATATTATATAATCTTAGGACATACTCCTCTGTAGGGAGACGCAAAGCTCTCTCCACCTGCAGCTCTCATATTATGGTGGTTGTTTTATTCTTTGTGCCTTGTATCTATATTTACATTCTACCTGCCGGGAGTGAGAACAAGGATAAGGAAATCTCTGTGCTTTACACTGTGATTGCCCCCATGCTGAATCCTCTCATCTATACCCTGAGAAACATGGAGATGAAAATCGCCATGGAGAAGGTGTGGTCCAAAATGGCACATTCAGAATTCAAGTCAAGAGGCTGA
- the LOC131822598 gene encoding olfactory receptor 4P4-like codes for MEKQRNISEFILLGLSYDQNIEIFCFVLFLFCYIALLAGNLLILVSIRCSPLFHQPMYYFLSHLSSMDICYTSSITPKLIGDLLGGTKTISYGNCMLQLFTMHFFGGTEIFILTAMAFDRYAAVCKPLHYLLIMNRTRCHLLVLAAWAGGTLHSFPQLLMAIQLPFCGPNELDHYFCDIFPLLKVACTDTYITGVLVVANSGMVALVTFVVLFVSYVIILFSLRHHSAEGRRKALSTCGSHITVVVLFFGPSIFAYLRTPASFPEDKIFALFYTIVAPMFNPLIYTLRNTEMKNAMRKVLCQTLFSKEVRN; via the coding sequence atggagaagcagagaaacaTCTCAGAATTCATACTTCTAGGACTTTCATATGACCAGAACATAGAAATATTTTGCTTTGTGCTCTTCTTATTCTGTTATATTGCCCTGCTGGCAGGAAACCTTCTGATCCTTGTCTCCATTCGATGCAGTCCTCTTTTCCACCAACCCATGTACTACTTCCTCAGCCACTTATCCTCTATGGACATCTGCTATACCTCTAGTATTACACCTAAATTAATTGGTGACCTGCTAGGGGGAACAAAAACCATCTCCTATGGTAATTGCATGTTACAACTATTTACCATGCACTTCTTTGGAGGTACTGAGATCTTCATTCTTACCGCCATGGCCTTTGATCGCTATGCTGCCGTCTGTAAGCCTCTCCACTACCTGCTTATCATGAACAGAACAAGGTGCCATCTCCTAGTCTTGGCTGCGTGGGCTGGTGGGACTCTCCATTCTTTTCCTCAATTACTGATGGCAATCCAGTTGCCGTTTTGTGGTCCTAATGAACTCGATCACTACTTTTGTGATATCTTCCCTCTGCTGAAAGTTGCCTGCACTGACACCTACATCACTGGTGTCCTTGTGGTTGCCAATTCAGGTATGGTCGCCTTAGTTACCTTTGttgtcttgtttgtttcttatgtCATTATTTTGTTTAGTCTAAGACATCACTCAGCTGAGGGAAGACGCAAAGCCCTCTCCACCTGTGGGTCTCATATCACTGTGGTCGTCTTATTTTTCGGGCCTTCGATCTTTGCCTACCTTCGAACTCCAGCCAGTTTCCCTGAGGACAAAATATTTGCTCTATTTTACACCATCGTTGCTCCTATGTTCAACCCCTTAATCTATACTCTGAGaaatacagagatgaaaaatGCCATGAGGAAAGTTCTGTGTCAAACATTATTTTCAAAGGAAGTACGCAATTAA